CGAGCGTCGCGCCGACGATGTCCATCGGGCCGCCTTCCTCTGTCTTGAGCCGGGTGATCTCGGCGACCGCGTCGCCGGTGACCAGGCGGGTGTTCCAGTCGACCTTGTCGATCGTCGAGGAGAACACCACCTTCGGCATGTCCCGCCACCGGTGGGCGAACTCGATCTCCGCCCGGGTAGCGCCGGGCTGCTGGTCGGCGGTCGGCCACTGGGAACTCATCGCCTCCCACAGCTTGCGCCCATACAGCGCCAGGCCCGTCGCCCCCACCCGGTCGGACCACCACTGGAACAGTTCGTCGCTCGACGACGAGTCCGGTCCCTCACCCCCACTCCAGCCGAGGTCGTCGCCGGGCGCGGCGATGTAGCCGTCCAGGGTCACATTCATGCCGAAGGTCAGTTTCCGCATCGTGCCAGCCTCTCGTAGGTCGATCTCATACGTACAGACGGGCGCGGCGCGAAAACCTCATCGGTGCGCGCTGCCGGCAGACACAAGATCACCGCGCAGACATGGCCAGCCAACCGCAACGGCGAAGACGGCCATGAGACGTACGCCGATCCGACATGCGGACACTCCGACGACTCTCTCGCAAGATCTGATGCGTCCTGGCCGACAGGGAGGGCATGGTGCGGGCGCCGGCAACGGGCCGGCCGTCAGCGCACGAAGCACCGTTCGGAACCGCCAACCTGCAACCGCCTTGGCAGCTCGAACACGAGGTCAGCCCGCGCATCGGCGCAGCTCAACCCAGGCAACGTCACGGTCAAGCCGTGCAGGTTGTCTCTAGCCGGGGCACCAGTTCAGAGCAGTACAGAAACGCCCCGACCCGGCGCCAACCCGGTCAGGGGCGATTTTCGTATCTCCGGTCGGGTCCGATGATCTACGGCCACCGGTGGCCAGTCGCGGCAGATACGCGGTCACGTTCCGCCTGGCCTGAGCGGTCCGCCACCCCTCGCGCCAACTGCCCTGCGCGGGTGGTGTCGCCTCAGCCCTGGGGGCCGGTCGGGAAGCTGGGGTCAGGCTCACCGCCTCGTTGCCCAAGACGATGCCGCTCTGCGACGATAACGACGTGGCGAGGCGCTCTGCCGTGTCCCCACGGTGCTTTCCCGATTGGAGTGCTCATGCCGAGCAGCAGATCAGTGGTGATCGCAGCGTTGATCCTCACCGCTATGTCGGCGTGCACCCGTACTTCAGGGGAAACCTGCTATTTGATTGATGTCCCGAGGGGAATCGGCATCACCGTCGACGCGGCGATCGCGGAGCGGGTTGACACGGCGGAGATGACCGTGTGTTGGAACGGTTCCTGCCAGACCCCACCGGTCGTCCTGCGGCCGAGTTCCGGCTCCGTCGACGAGGATTGCACCGGAAGCGGACCTGATGCCGTCTGTGCCGCACGCGCGGAGCCCACCGGCGAGAAGGCGGGCTTCGCAAATCTCCCCGACATGCCGTCCAGCCCGGTCGAGGTGACCGTGACCCTGACCGATCAGGCGGGCGACCGGATTGTCGATCGGACGTTGACGCTCGATCCGAAGATGGTTGATTCTCCGGGTGAGTGTGGCGGAATGAGGCCGCAGGGCCAGATCGCGGTCAACGCCGACGGAACGGCGCAGGTAGTCGGCTGAATTGTGGACGCAGGGCCCGCAGACGATGCGACGGGCCCTGCGAACCGCTGTCACCAGTTGTCGTTGACGTACCTGATCAGGGCGGTGGCGACAAGGCCGTGGTTGGATGAGTTGAGCCAGTTGTCGATGAAGT
The nucleotide sequence above comes from Plantactinospora soyae. Encoded proteins:
- a CDS encoding dihydrofolate reductase family protein; this encodes MRKLTFGMNVTLDGYIAAPGDDLGWSGGEGPDSSSSDELFQWWSDRVGATGLALYGRKLWEAMSSQWPTADQQPGATRAEIEFAHRWRDMPKVVFSSTIDKVDWNTRLVTGDAVAEITRLKTEEGGPMDIVGATLAGAAMRAGLIDEYVLVTYPVLVGGGTPFFTALDSWVKLNLVETRTFPGGVLLTRYETRR